One segment of Anguilla anguilla isolate fAngAng1 chromosome 1, fAngAng1.pri, whole genome shotgun sequence DNA contains the following:
- the tpi1b gene encoding triosephosphate isomerase B → MGPRKFFVGGNWKMNGDKKSLGELINTMNSAKLHAETEVVCGAPTIYLDFARSKLDPKIGVAAQNCYKVAKGAFTGEISPAMIKDCGVHWVILGHSERRHVFGESDELIGQKVAHALESGLGVIACIGEKLDEREAGITEKVVFAQTKVIADNVKDWSKVVLAYEPVWAIGTGKTASPQQAQEVHEKLRHWMKDNVSEAVANSVRIIYGGSVTGATAKELGSQKDVDGFLVGGASLKPEFVDIINAHA, encoded by the exons ATGGGTCCGAGGAAATTTTTCGTAGGTGGAAATTGGAAGATGAATGGCGATAAGAAAAGCCTGGGCGAACTTATCAATACAATGAACAGCGCAAAACTCCATGCTGAAACCG AGGTGGTGTGTGGTGCCCCTACGATCTACCTCGACTTTGCCAGGTCCAAGCTGGATCCCAAGATTGGAGTTGCTGCACAGAACTGCTATAAAGTTGCCAAGGGCGCCTTCACCGGAGAGATCAG CCCTGCGATGATCAAGGACTGTGGGGTGCACTGGGTTATCCTGGGCCACTCTGAGAGGCGCCATGTTTTTGGGGAAAGCGATGAG CTCATTGGCCAGAAGGTGGCTCATGCTCTGGAGTCTGGTCTGGGTGTGATTGCCTGCATCGGGGAGAAACTGGACGAGAGGGAGGCTGGCATCACCGAGAAGGTCGTCTTTGCGCAGACCAAGGTCATCGCAG ACAACGTGAAGGACTGGAGCAAAGTTGTCCTCGCTTATGAGCCTGTCTGGGCCATTGGTACCGGCAAGACTGCCTCTCCCCAACAG GCCCAGGAGGTTCACGAGAAGCTCAGGCACTGGATGAAGGACAATGTCTCCGAGGCGGTGGCCAACTCTGTCAGAATCATCTACGGAG GTTCAGTGACTGGTGCCACTGCCAAGGAGCTCGGCTCCCAGAAAGACGTGGATGGCTTCCTGGTGGGCGGAGCATCTCTGAAACCAGAGTTCGTTGACATCATCAACGCTCATGCATAA